The following are encoded together in the Actinobacillus lignieresii genome:
- the ulaG gene encoding L-ascorbate 6-phosphate lactonase produces MAKVNEITRESWILSTFPEWGTWLNEEIEQEVVPEGNFAMWWLGCVGVWIKTPAGANICMDLWCSRGKSTKKVKDMVRGHQMANMAGVRKLQPNLRAQPMVLDPFAINEVDFILASHYHSDHIDVNVAAAIVNNPNLNHVKFVGPWHCGELWKKWGVPEDRIIVVKPGDVVKIKDVEIHALDSFDRTCLVTLPVEGAEEQSGELKGLCPSDEEMGRKAVNYVFKTPGGNIYHGADSHYSIQFAKHGKEFDIDVALNNYGENPVGIADKMTSIDLLRMAECLRTNVIIPVHHDIWTNFMASTQEIIDLWRMRKDRLQYKFHPFIWEVGGKYVYPRDKDLIEYHHPRGFDDCFEQEPNIQFKSML; encoded by the coding sequence ATGGCTAAAGTTAATGAAATCACACGTGAAAGTTGGATTCTTTCTACCTTCCCTGAATGGGGCACTTGGCTAAACGAAGAAATTGAGCAAGAAGTCGTGCCGGAAGGTAACTTCGCAATGTGGTGGCTAGGTTGCGTGGGTGTGTGGATTAAAACGCCTGCCGGTGCAAATATTTGTATGGATTTATGGTGTAGCCGTGGTAAATCCACTAAAAAAGTAAAAGATATGGTACGCGGTCACCAAATGGCGAATATGGCAGGCGTACGCAAATTACAACCGAACTTACGCGCGCAACCGATGGTATTGGATCCGTTTGCGATTAATGAAGTCGATTTTATTCTCGCTTCCCATTATCATAGCGACCATATTGATGTGAATGTGGCGGCGGCGATTGTAAACAACCCTAATTTAAATCATGTGAAATTCGTCGGTCCGTGGCACTGCGGCGAATTATGGAAAAAATGGGGCGTGCCGGAAGATCGTATCATTGTAGTAAAACCGGGCGATGTAGTAAAAATTAAAGACGTAGAAATTCATGCGTTAGATTCGTTCGACCGTACGTGCTTAGTTACCTTACCGGTGGAAGGTGCGGAAGAACAAAGCGGCGAATTAAAAGGTTTATGTCCGTCTGACGAAGAAATGGGTCGTAAAGCGGTAAACTACGTGTTTAAAACACCGGGCGGTAATATTTATCACGGTGCGGACTCTCACTACTCCATCCAATTTGCGAAACACGGTAAAGAATTCGATATTGATGTGGCGTTAAATAACTACGGCGAAAACCCGGTCGGTATCGCGGACAAAATGACCTCTATCGATTTACTCCGTATGGCGGAATGTTTACGTACCAATGTGATTATTCCGGTACACCACGATATTTGGACGAACTTTATGGCAAGTACGCAAGAAATTATTGATCTATGGCGTATGCGTAAAGATCGCTTACAATATAAATTCCATCCGTTTATTTGGGAAGTCGGTGGCAAATACGTTTATCCGCGCGATAAAGACTTAATTGAATATCACCACCCGCGCGGCTTTGACGATTGCTTCGAGCAAGAGCCGAATATTCAATTTAAATCAATGCTTTAA
- the ulaR gene encoding HTH-type transcriptional regulator UlaR — MNESFRHKKLLAALEAKQMLSTLEIMHLLNVSPATARRDINKLSEQKKLRKVRNGAEAIHVQKSLEQDKPINNFEEKRRIAEAASKLCREGDSVILTCGSTMQLLGQSLCGQKLQIITNFLPLANYLIDQQHDDVVIMGGQYNKNKKVTLSLNQQNEFMYAANIMFTSGKGFTREGLFKTDMIIANSEAQMSSKASKYVVLLDSTKLGKEIGMLFRDINNVDLLITGKEADPKIVQSIRDKGVEIILA, encoded by the coding sequence ATGAACGAAAGTTTTAGACATAAAAAGCTATTAGCTGCGTTGGAAGCGAAGCAAATGCTCTCAACGTTAGAAATTATGCATTTACTTAACGTGTCACCGGCAACGGCAAGACGCGATATTAATAAGTTAAGCGAACAGAAAAAATTACGCAAAGTGCGTAACGGTGCGGAAGCGATTCACGTACAAAAATCGCTCGAGCAAGACAAGCCGATTAATAATTTCGAGGAAAAACGCCGTATTGCCGAAGCGGCGAGCAAACTATGTCGAGAAGGGGATAGCGTTATCCTGACTTGCGGTTCGACCATGCAATTATTAGGGCAATCGCTATGCGGTCAAAAATTGCAAATTATTACCAATTTTCTACCGCTTGCCAATTATCTGATTGATCAACAACACGACGACGTAGTGATTATGGGCGGACAATATAATAAAAACAAAAAAGTTACGCTTTCGCTCAACCAACAGAATGAATTTATGTATGCGGCAAACATTATGTTTACCAGCGGTAAAGGTTTTACTCGAGAAGGTTTATTTAAAACCGATATGATCATTGCCAATTCCGAAGCGCAGATGTCATCTAAGGCGAGCAAATACGTTGTCTTACTGGACAGCACCAAACTCGGAAAGGAAATCGGTATGTTATTTAGAGATATCAACAATGTTGATCTTTTGATTACCGGTAAAGAGGCCGATCCGAAAATAGTGCAATCCATTCGAGATAAAGGTGTGGAAATCATTCTTGCCTAG
- a CDS encoding L-ribulose-5-phosphate 3-epimerase: MRKHKLGIYEKALPKNISWQDRLSIAKACGFDFVEISVDETDERLARLDWTKEQRIELVKAIINTGVTIPSMCLSGHRRFPFGSRDEATRQKAYEIMEKAIQLAVDLGIRTIQLAGYDVYYEEQDEGTIERFRQGLEWATELAASNQVTLAVEIMDTKFMSSIKRWKKWDEIIKSPWFTVYPDIGNVSAWNDDIEAEFALGIDKISAIHLKDTYKVTETCKGQFRDVPFGDGCVDFKGFFEILAKLNYRGAFLIEMWTEKAEEPIAEIINARRWIEQKMKEGGFQC, translated from the coding sequence ATGAGAAAGCACAAGTTGGGGATTTACGAAAAAGCATTACCTAAAAATATTTCTTGGCAAGACAGACTTTCGATTGCTAAAGCGTGCGGTTTTGATTTCGTCGAAATTTCCGTGGACGAAACGGACGAGCGTTTAGCTCGTTTAGATTGGACTAAAGAACAACGAATCGAATTAGTCAAAGCGATCATCAATACCGGCGTGACTATTCCGTCAATGTGTTTATCCGGTCATCGCCGCTTCCCGTTCGGATCTCGTGATGAAGCCACTCGCCAAAAAGCCTATGAAATTATGGAAAAAGCGATTCAACTTGCGGTGGATTTAGGTATTCGTACCATCCAATTAGCCGGCTATGACGTGTATTACGAAGAGCAAGACGAAGGCACGATTGAACGTTTCCGACAAGGCTTAGAATGGGCGACCGAACTGGCGGCAAGTAATCAAGTGACCCTTGCGGTCGAAATTATGGATACCAAGTTTATGAGCTCGATTAAACGTTGGAAAAAATGGGACGAAATTATTAAATCGCCATGGTTTACCGTTTATCCGGATATTGGCAACGTTTCGGCTTGGAACGATGACATTGAAGCGGAATTTGCCCTAGGTATCGATAAAATTTCGGCTATTCACTTAAAAGATACTTACAAAGTGACCGAAACTTGTAAAGGTCAATTCCGTGACGTACCGTTCGGTGACGGTTGTGTGGACTTCAAAGGTTTCTTCGAAATCTTGGCAAAATTAAATTATCGCGGTGCATTCTTAATTGAAATGTGGACCGAAAAAGCGGAAGAACCGATTGCGGAAATTATTAATGCCCGCCGTTGGATTGAACAAAAAATGAAAGAGGGTGGTTTCCAATGCTAA
- the araD gene encoding L-ribulose-5-phosphate 4-epimerase yields the protein MLTELSPKLLAMRDRVFKANLELPKYKLVTFTWGNVSEIDRETGYVAIKPSGVEYATMKPEDIVFVDLQGNRVFGDKKPSSDTPTHLEFYRQFPNIGGVVHTHSRHATAWAQAGEDILALGTTQGDYFYGSVPCTRRMTPEEIAGEYELETGKVVVETFRKRGIDPDMVPGVLVHSHGPFTWGKDAHDAVHNSVVLEEVAYMNFVSHQIRPNIGSMQQELLDKHYLRKHGANAYYGQ from the coding sequence ATGCTAACAGAATTATCTCCAAAATTATTGGCGATGCGTGATCGCGTATTTAAAGCGAATCTTGAATTACCAAAATACAAATTAGTTACTTTCACTTGGGGCAACGTAAGTGAAATCGACCGTGAAACCGGTTATGTAGCGATCAAACCTTCCGGTGTGGAATATGCAACGATGAAGCCGGAAGACATTGTCTTTGTCGATTTACAAGGTAATCGCGTATTCGGCGATAAAAAACCGTCGTCCGATACCCCGACCCACTTAGAATTTTACCGCCAATTCCCGAATATCGGCGGTGTGGTGCATACTCACTCACGTCACGCGACCGCATGGGCGCAAGCCGGTGAAGATATTCTTGCGTTAGGCACAACACAAGGCGACTACTTCTACGGTTCGGTACCTTGTACACGCCGAATGACACCGGAAGAAATTGCCGGCGAATACGAATTGGAAACCGGTAAAGTAGTGGTGGAAACCTTCCGTAAACGCGGTATTGATCCGGATATGGTGCCGGGCGTATTAGTCCATTCGCACGGGCCTTTCACTTGGGGTAAAGATGCGCATGATGCGGTACATAATTCCGTAGTGCTGGAAGAAGTGGCGTATATGAACTTCGTTAGCCACCAAATTCGTCCTAATATCGGCTCAATGCAACAAGAATTACTCGATAAACACTATTTACGTAAACACGGTGCAAACGCCTATTACGGACAATAA
- a CDS encoding FKBP-type peptidyl-prolyl cis-trans isomerase: MALDFNAVALETTEAKGGYGIGLQIGQQLLSSGMEVDAEAVARGINDVLNQNPPAIDLNDVTKALQELGARAEAAQAEAFKAIEADNKAFLEENKKAKGVVVTESGLQYEVLTEGTGAKPTADSTVRVHYTGSLIDGTVFDSSVKRGTPAEFPIGGVIKGWTEALQLMTVGSKWRLTIPQELAYGERGAGASIPPFATLIFEVELLDIL, translated from the coding sequence ATGGCATTAGATTTCAATGCGGTCGCTTTAGAAACAACGGAAGCAAAAGGCGGTTACGGAATCGGTTTACAAATCGGTCAGCAATTATTAAGTAGCGGTATGGAAGTGGATGCCGAAGCGGTTGCTCGCGGTATTAACGACGTATTAAATCAAAACCCGCCGGCAATTGATCTTAACGATGTGACCAAAGCGTTACAAGAGTTAGGCGCACGCGCGGAAGCGGCGCAAGCGGAAGCGTTTAAAGCGATTGAAGCGGATAACAAAGCGTTCTTAGAAGAAAACAAGAAAGCAAAAGGCGTTGTGGTGACAGAATCCGGTTTGCAATATGAAGTATTAACCGAAGGTACGGGTGCAAAACCGACGGCGGACAGCACGGTTCGCGTACATTACACCGGTTCTTTAATTGACGGTACGGTGTTCGACAGCTCGGTAAAACGTGGTACACCGGCGGAATTCCCGATCGGCGGCGTAATCAAAGGTTGGACGGAAGCGTTACAATTAATGACCGTCGGTTCAAAATGGCGTTTAACCATTCCGCAAGAGTTAGCTTACGGTGAACGTGGTGCAGGCGCATCAATTCCTCCGTTTGCCACCTTAATTTTTGAAGTGGAATTATTAGATATTCTTTAA
- a CDS encoding helix-turn-helix domain-containing protein, whose protein sequence is MKINEKIRHLRETHQLSQEVMADKLGMSVTGYAKIERGEVRSNLPRLEQISEVFDMDICELLSYGEEGQIYFNNAENGFSHSNNFLTVGHNNGNNQEIERLQQLLVHKEELMAQKDKLIESLERELALLRKLTSGQN, encoded by the coding sequence ATGAAAATTAACGAGAAAATTCGCCATTTACGAGAAACACATCAGCTTTCTCAAGAGGTGATGGCAGATAAATTAGGTATGTCGGTAACCGGCTACGCCAAAATCGAGAGAGGCGAAGTACGTTCGAATTTACCCCGCTTAGAGCAGATTTCCGAAGTGTTTGATATGGATATTTGTGAATTATTATCTTATGGAGAGGAAGGACAAATATACTTTAACAATGCAGAAAATGGTTTTAGTCATTCGAATAACTTTCTCACAGTTGGACATAATAATGGTAATAACCAAGAAATTGAACGTTTACAACAGCTATTAGTTCACAAAGAAGAATTAATGGCGCAAAAAGATAAGCTAATCGAAAGCCTTGAACGTGAACTGGCACTATTAAGAAAGCTGACAAGCGGTCAAAATTAG
- a CDS encoding factor H binding protein domain-containing protein encodes MNKTETYTVGDDKGLATKELHFPTEGKATYTGVAFDSHSQGTLTYNVDFAKKTGQGSIEGLEHIGRLTLDQGEIYKSASTGNMRARGNISADEWKNVRDIRGDYQLGFYGKNAEEIAGRATLRQSQYGAWDSENNTYLAPVKSISDKVLSPDRHDMNSGKDSFDVGFGGTRGEIKK; translated from the coding sequence ATAAATAAAACAGAAACTTATACTGTTGGAGATGATAAAGGTTTAGCGACCAAAGAACTTCACTTTCCGACAGAAGGGAAGGCAACATATACTGGTGTTGCATTTGATTCTCACAGTCAAGGAACACTTACTTATAATGTAGATTTTGCTAAGAAAACAGGGCAAGGAAGCATTGAGGGGTTAGAGCATATAGGTCGTTTAACGCTTGATCAAGGTGAAATTTACAAATCGGCTTCAACAGGTAATATGAGAGCAAGAGGTAATATTAGTGCGGATGAATGGAAAAATGTTAGAGATATTCGTGGAGATTATCAGTTAGGATTCTATGGAAAAAATGCTGAAGAAATTGCAGGTCGTGCAACATTAAGACAATCACAATATGGTGCCTGGGATAGTGAAAATAACACTTATTTGGCACCAGTTAAATCTATTAGTGATAAAGTGCTTTCTCCAGATAGACACGATATGAATTCAGGTAAAGATTCATTTGATGTCGGCTTTGGCGGTACACGTGGTGAAATCAAAAAATAG
- a CDS encoding surface lipoprotein assembly modifier, which produces MKSIPFILSVLPTTLLAETISTPKPVFFEDKSDHLKPAEFAKSSPNLTADTPIFTPTEQANLDQTITALLINKQWQALKIALERYVKQTNFDPILYRYAKGAMLRAEQDYDGAIELYQQILQTQPQLAYPRFDLGVMLFENKQYREAKQQLNQARKSLDPQMQPLVERYLQAMKERQSWQPDAELQYTQTDNVNNASREREVEIGGLRFLKNEDSLPQKAHGFRYGLGASREINLSGNHFVAFEGRFSGVHYWDNQDYSEKSLYGSFGYRKHSALQSWGILPFFEQNWLASPRYSQNYGANIEFRRQLNLQWSFSANFNHTQKRYADENIAQRYNGYINGVSASLSYTANPNWVMFGGVELSKDRTKDKAETSIRKGINLGTLLRYGDVVSRVSLHYVKRNFLADNFYFPKKRIDDEYSVNASLWHNQIQWQGFVPKLNYRYRKIDSNISAFYSRSSSEWFMTVEKNW; this is translated from the coding sequence ATGAAATCAATACCTTTTATTCTGTCTGTGCTTCCCACAACGCTTTTAGCGGAAACTATTTCTACACCAAAACCAGTCTTTTTTGAGGATAAATCCGATCATCTAAAACCGGCGGAATTTGCAAAAAGTTCACCGAATTTAACCGCTGATACCCCGATATTTACACCAACCGAACAAGCGAATTTGGATCAAACCATTACCGCTTTATTGATCAATAAACAGTGGCAAGCCTTAAAAATCGCATTAGAACGTTATGTAAAACAGACGAATTTTGATCCGATTTTATATCGTTATGCAAAAGGGGCGATGTTGCGTGCGGAACAAGATTATGACGGAGCGATCGAGCTTTACCAACAAATTTTACAGACCCAACCGCAATTAGCTTATCCACGTTTCGATTTGGGCGTGATGTTGTTTGAAAATAAACAATATCGTGAAGCGAAACAGCAATTAAACCAAGCAAGAAAATCTCTTGATCCGCAAATGCAGCCGTTAGTTGAACGTTATTTGCAAGCAATGAAGGAACGCCAAAGCTGGCAACCGGATGCAGAATTGCAATATACACAAACCGATAATGTAAATAACGCATCAAGAGAACGAGAAGTCGAAATTGGTGGTTTACGATTCTTAAAAAATGAGGATTCTTTACCGCAAAAAGCCCACGGTTTTCGTTACGGTTTGGGGGCAAGTAGAGAAATAAATTTAAGCGGTAATCATTTTGTAGCGTTTGAAGGGCGATTTAGCGGTGTACATTATTGGGATAATCAAGATTACAGTGAAAAATCGTTATACGGCTCATTCGGTTATCGTAAACATTCTGCATTACAATCTTGGGGCATTTTGCCTTTCTTTGAACAAAACTGGCTTGCTTCGCCACGTTACAGCCAAAATTACGGAGCAAATATTGAGTTCCGTCGTCAGCTTAATCTTCAATGGTCATTTTCCGCTAATTTCAACCATACACAGAAACGCTATGCCGATGAAAATATTGCCCAACGTTATAACGGTTATATCAATGGAGTATCCGCTTCATTAAGCTATACTGCCAATCCGAATTGGGTGATGTTTGGTGGTGTAGAACTTAGCAAAGATCGCACTAAAGATAAGGCGGAAACCTCAATTCGTAAGGGAATTAATCTTGGTACGCTATTGCGTTATGGCGATGTTGTGAGCCGAGTCAGTTTGCATTATGTAAAACGTAATTTTTTGGCGGATAACTTTTATTTCCCGAAAAAACGCATTGATGACGAATACAGCGTAAATGCCAGCCTGTGGCATAACCAAATTCAATGGCAAGGTTTTGTGCCAAAATTAAATTATCGTTATCGTAAAATTGACAGCAATATTTCCGCTTTTTATAGCCGTTCAAGCAGTGAATGGTTTATGACGGTAGAAAAGAATTGGTAG
- the rfaD gene encoding ADP-glyceromanno-heptose 6-epimerase has translation MIIVTGGFGMIGSNIVKALNEIGRKDILVVDNLKNGEKFVNLVDLDIADYCDKEDFIASIIASDDFGDIDAVFHEGACSATTEWDGKYLMHNNYEYSKELLHFCLDRQIPFFYASSAATYGGRSDNFIEERKFEQPLNAYGYSKFLFDEYVRQVLPEADSPVCGFKYFNVYGPREQHKGSMASVAFHLNNQMLKGENPKLFEGSETFLRDFVYVEDVAKVNIWAWQNGISGIYNLGTGKAESFQAIAQAVIDFHGKGEIEKIPFPDHLKSRYQTFTQADLTKLRAAGYTGTFKTVAEGTKEYMAWLNR, from the coding sequence ATGATTATCGTAACAGGCGGCTTTGGTATGATCGGTAGCAATATCGTCAAAGCATTAAATGAAATCGGCAGAAAAGATATTCTTGTTGTAGATAACTTAAAAAACGGCGAAAAATTCGTAAATTTAGTAGATTTAGATATTGCGGATTATTGCGATAAAGAAGATTTTATCGCTTCTATCATTGCCAGCGATGATTTCGGCGATATTGATGCGGTATTCCACGAAGGTGCTTGCTCGGCAACTACCGAATGGGACGGCAAATACTTAATGCACAATAACTACGAATATTCAAAAGAGTTATTACATTTCTGTTTAGATCGCCAAATTCCGTTCTTCTACGCATCAAGTGCGGCAACTTACGGTGGTCGTTCGGATAACTTTATCGAAGAGCGTAAATTTGAACAACCGCTCAATGCTTACGGCTATTCAAAATTCCTATTTGACGAATATGTACGTCAAGTTTTACCGGAAGCGGATTCGCCGGTATGCGGTTTTAAATATTTCAACGTGTACGGCCCGCGTGAACAACACAAAGGCTCAATGGCAAGCGTGGCGTTCCACTTAAACAATCAAATGCTGAAAGGCGAAAATCCAAAATTATTCGAAGGCTCAGAAACCTTCTTACGTGATTTCGTGTATGTGGAAGACGTAGCGAAAGTGAATATTTGGGCGTGGCAAAACGGTATTTCCGGCATTTACAACCTCGGTACCGGCAAAGCGGAATCATTTCAAGCGATAGCACAAGCGGTGATCGACTTCCACGGCAAGGGCGAAATCGAAAAAATCCCATTCCCGGATCACTTAAAATCTCGCTACCAAACCTTCACCCAAGCGGATCTAACCAAACTCCGTGCGGCAGGCTACACAGGCACATTCAAAACCGTAGCCGAAGGTACGAAAGAATATATGGCGTGGTTAAATCGTTAA
- a CDS encoding ATP-binding protein yields MSKFLDLNVLRFQKEGQYFDRKSARIRPRDILKHLVAFANANGGTLVIGIEDNGDISGFGVNGSHSIDEFSSIALIELRKTPILVKTERIPVLNTAGVNDEILLITVDVSSDRVIENYDNKVYLRQDDKSIELNFEQITQLTYDRGQRYFEDEIVEDSSIDDIDDEILARYRFLMHLDNLSILDILSARNFIKNGHLTHAGVLLFSKNPTKYLPQARLRVIKYDGNNAQVGQSLNIIKEKNFEGNIPKVISEVKSFVADQLREFQYLDHNGTFKIMPEYPEFAWFEGIVNALVHRNYAIRGDHIKVLIFDNRLEIHSPGLLPNIVTLQNMKTQRFSRNPRIARILSEFGWVKEMNEGVKRIYSEMENFYLKQPIYFEQNHSLILTLENNILNRALRVKDSLEALITSDTFNDLSGYEKEILSYIYTNKKITVKDGIEILNKSNTFVRNKFKHLEKLGILKWNGSNPTDPTQYYSLAEKYSS; encoded by the coding sequence ATGAGTAAATTCTTAGATTTAAATGTTCTAAGATTTCAAAAAGAAGGACAATATTTTGATCGTAAAAGTGCAAGAATAAGACCGAGAGATATATTAAAACATTTGGTCGCTTTTGCGAATGCTAACGGCGGTACTCTCGTAATCGGTATTGAAGATAATGGAGATATCAGTGGCTTTGGGGTTAATGGTTCACATTCGATAGATGAATTTTCATCTATCGCACTCATAGAATTACGAAAAACGCCCATTCTCGTCAAAACCGAGCGGATTCCCGTCTTAAATACAGCAGGAGTGAATGATGAAATTCTACTGATTACTGTTGATGTATCAAGCGACCGTGTTATAGAGAACTATGACAATAAGGTTTATTTAAGACAAGATGATAAAAGTATTGAACTTAACTTTGAACAAATTACTCAATTAACTTATGATCGAGGACAACGATATTTTGAGGATGAAATCGTTGAAGATTCATCTATTGATGATATTGATGACGAGATTCTAGCAAGATATCGTTTTTTAATGCACTTAGATAACCTCTCTATATTAGATATACTCTCAGCAAGGAACTTTATAAAAAACGGGCATTTAACACACGCCGGAGTGCTATTATTTAGTAAAAACCCAACTAAATACTTACCACAAGCCCGTTTAAGAGTAATCAAATATGACGGTAATAATGCTCAAGTCGGTCAAAGTTTAAATATCATTAAAGAAAAAAATTTTGAAGGGAATATTCCTAAAGTTATTTCTGAAGTTAAAAGTTTCGTGGCGGATCAATTAAGAGAATTTCAATATCTCGATCATAACGGTACTTTCAAGATTATGCCGGAATACCCCGAATTTGCTTGGTTTGAAGGAATTGTGAACGCTTTAGTCCATAGAAATTATGCGATTAGAGGAGATCATATCAAAGTATTAATATTTGATAATCGCTTAGAAATTCATAGTCCCGGATTGCTTCCGAATATTGTTACCCTACAAAATATGAAAACACAAAGATTCTCTAGAAATCCTCGTATAGCAAGAATCTTATCCGAGTTTGGTTGGGTAAAAGAAATGAATGAAGGTGTGAAAAGAATATATTCGGAAATGGAGAATTTTTATCTAAAACAACCAATATATTTCGAACAAAACCATTCACTCATACTCACGTTAGAAAACAATATATTAAATCGAGCTTTAAGAGTTAAGGATTCTTTAGAAGCATTAATCACATCCGATACATTTAATGATTTAAGCGGATATGAGAAAGAAATCCTAAGCTATATTTATACCAACAAAAAAATTACTGTGAAAGATGGCATAGAGATACTCAATAAAAGCAATACCTTTGTAAGAAATAAATTCAAACATCTTGAAAAGCTAGGTATTCTAAAATGGAACGGGTCTAATCCTACAGATCCTACTCAATATTATTCTTTAGCTGAAAAATATAGTTCATAG
- the def gene encoding peptide deformylase, with protein MSVLEVVLYPDEGLAKVCEPVAQVDDELNQFIDDMFDTMYEHEGIGLAAPQVGVLKRVITIDIEGDKTNQVVLINPEILESCGETGIEEGCLSIPGHRALVPRKEKVKVKALNRKGEEVIYDADGLFAICIQHEIDHLNGVLFVDHISALKRQRIKEKMQKLKKQIERAK; from the coding sequence ATGTCAGTTTTAGAAGTTGTACTTTACCCGGATGAAGGGTTAGCAAAAGTGTGTGAGCCTGTCGCACAGGTGGACGATGAATTAAATCAGTTCATCGACGATATGTTTGACACGATGTACGAACACGAAGGAATCGGTCTTGCCGCACCGCAAGTGGGCGTATTAAAACGTGTTATTACGATTGATATTGAAGGCGATAAAACCAACCAAGTGGTACTGATTAACCCGGAGATTTTAGAATCATGCGGCGAAACCGGTATCGAAGAAGGCTGTTTATCGATCCCTGGTCATCGTGCGTTAGTGCCGCGCAAAGAAAAAGTGAAGGTAAAAGCGTTAAACCGCAAAGGCGAAGAAGTGATTTACGATGCGGACGGTTTATTCGCCATCTGTATCCAACACGAAATCGACCACCTCAACGGCGTACTGTTCGTGGATCACATCTCTGCGCTTAAACGCCAACGCATTAAAGAAAAAATGCAAAAACTCAAAAAACAAATTGAGCGAGCGAAGTAA
- the dprA gene encoding DNA-processing protein DprA, which produces MSQTDLLKLLQIPQLGAQRIARLLSEVDFAQFCQYDKRQLQQIGWNEKQIQRWFNPEMRWIESALAWAEQPNQHLLSLFDEEYPFLLRQIGTAPPILFVRGSLSSLSLPQIAIVGSRDFSAYGEYWAGYFTEQLIKHHLAVTSGLAIGIDGFCHQRAVAEQGITIAVLGSGLDQVYPARHKKLAEQIVESGGTLVSEFFPNQPPLAENFPRRNRIISGLSLGTLVVEATLNSGSLITARYALEQGREVFALPNSVQNPYAQGCHKLIKEGAILTETIEDILQAIQYQLPSQPRQQVLFEPEQAVEKAPFFAKVDMPNKLNHLAKKLPELTACQQQIVEHISLEPISIDDLAKATALEVETLLVELLGLELLSVIKQVSGGYVRQ; this is translated from the coding sequence ATGTCTCAGACTGATTTACTGAAATTATTACAAATTCCGCAACTGGGTGCGCAGCGAATCGCTCGTCTGTTATCCGAAGTGGATTTCGCCCAATTTTGCCAATATGACAAACGTCAATTACAACAAATCGGTTGGAACGAGAAACAGATTCAACGTTGGTTCAATCCGGAAATGCGTTGGATTGAGAGCGCATTGGCGTGGGCGGAGCAACCGAATCAACATTTATTGAGCTTATTTGATGAGGAATATCCGTTTTTATTACGGCAAATCGGCACTGCACCGCCGATATTATTTGTGCGAGGTTCGCTAAGTAGTTTGAGTTTGCCGCAAATTGCAATTGTCGGTAGCCGAGATTTTTCCGCCTACGGTGAATACTGGGCGGGTTATTTTACCGAGCAACTGATTAAACATCATTTGGCGGTAACCAGCGGACTCGCAATCGGCATAGACGGCTTTTGCCATCAGCGAGCGGTAGCGGAACAGGGTATCACCATTGCTGTGTTGGGCAGCGGTTTAGATCAAGTCTATCCGGCAAGGCACAAAAAATTGGCGGAGCAAATTGTCGAAAGCGGCGGGACGTTAGTGTCGGAATTTTTTCCGAATCAACCGCCGCTTGCCGAGAATTTTCCTCGTCGTAATCGGATTATCAGCGGTTTATCACTTGGTACGTTAGTGGTGGAAGCCACATTAAATAGCGGTTCGCTGATTACCGCTCGTTATGCGTTGGAACAAGGGCGAGAAGTGTTTGCGTTACCCAATTCGGTACAAAATCCGTATGCACAAGGCTGTCATAAACTGATCAAAGAAGGGGCGATCTTAACCGAAACGATAGAGGATATTTTGCAAGCGATTCAATATCAACTGCCGAGTCAGCCTCGGCAACAGGTGCTGTTTGAGCCGGAACAAGCGGTCGAAAAAGCCCCATTTTTTGCAAAAGTCGATATGCCGAATAAGCTCAATCATCTTGCAAAAAAATTACCGGAATTGACCGCTTGTCAGCAACAAATTGTAGAGCATATTAGTCTTGAGCCGATTTCGATTGACGATTTGGCGAAAGCGACCGCATTGGAAGTGGAAACGCTATTAGTCGAGTTATTGGGTTTGGAATTATTAAGCGTGATTAAGCAGGTAAGCGGCGGTTATGTCAGACAATAA